The following are encoded together in the Streptomyces rapamycinicus NRRL 5491 genome:
- a CDS encoding GNAT family N-acetyltransferase: MPQPCDLPQPPQPSRRPERSERPGLIIRPAVHDDDTALAELDRRTWSPLHAVQPKPRPPYDPFFTLHNRVEQIIVAELAGSPVGYLRLVPPTPLACNAHVRQIQGLAVDERMRGKGVARALLGAAYQEARRQGATRMTLRVLGHNTPARRLYASEGFVVEGVLPGEFLLEGEYVDDVLMGRPLDR, from the coding sequence ATGCCCCAGCCCTGCGACCTGCCCCAACCGCCCCAACCGTCCCGGCGGCCCGAGCGGTCCGAGCGGCCCGGGCTGATCATCCGACCCGCCGTGCACGACGACGACACGGCGCTGGCCGAGCTCGACCGCCGCACCTGGTCGCCCCTGCACGCCGTACAGCCGAAGCCGCGGCCGCCGTACGACCCCTTCTTCACCCTCCACAACCGCGTCGAGCAGATCATCGTGGCCGAGCTCGCCGGGTCCCCCGTCGGCTACCTACGGCTCGTGCCGCCGACCCCGCTGGCCTGCAACGCCCATGTCCGCCAGATACAGGGGCTCGCGGTGGACGAGCGGATGCGGGGCAAGGGCGTGGCGCGGGCGCTGCTCGGCGCCGCGTACCAGGAGGCACGGCGGCAGGGCGCGACCCGCATGACCCTGCGGGTGCTGGGCCACAACACGCCCGCACGGCGGCTGTACGCGTCGGAGGGGTTCGTGGTGGAGGGCGTGCTGCCGGGGGAGTTCCTGCTGGAGGGGGAGTACGTGGACGATGTGCTGATGGGGCGCCCGCTGGACCGCTGA
- a CDS encoding helix-turn-helix transcriptional regulator has product MRAARLIKMVLLLQARPSITGAELARELEVSERTVTRDAAALSEAGIPVYADRGRAGGYRLIGGYRTRLTGLGRTEAEALFLSGVPSALREMGLADAASAARLKVSAALLPELRDASHTVAQRFHLDAPGWWREPEAPELLPGVADAVWDDLRIAVRYRRRDTEVRRELEPYGLVLKAGVWYLAARAEGGFRVYRVDRFAAVEPTGARFIRDEGFDLPAFWEERAEQFARSILRERAVVRLTPAGARLLPHVTDRVAAEEAVREAGKPDGQGRLTVTLPVESYEVALAQLLGLGPEAEVLGPPELRALFAEAACRTAELYR; this is encoded by the coding sequence GTGCGTGCTGCTCGGCTCATCAAGATGGTGCTCCTGCTCCAGGCTCGGCCCTCGATCACGGGGGCCGAGCTGGCGCGGGAGCTGGAGGTCTCCGAGCGCACCGTGACGCGGGACGCGGCCGCGCTGTCCGAGGCGGGGATCCCGGTCTACGCGGACCGGGGCCGGGCCGGGGGCTATCGGCTCATCGGGGGCTACCGCACCCGGCTGACCGGCCTCGGGCGGACCGAGGCCGAGGCGCTGTTCCTGTCCGGTGTGCCCTCCGCGCTGCGCGAGATGGGGCTCGCGGACGCCGCCTCCGCGGCCCGGCTGAAGGTGTCCGCCGCGCTGCTCCCCGAGTTGCGGGACGCCTCCCACACGGTGGCCCAGCGGTTCCACCTCGACGCCCCGGGCTGGTGGCGCGAGCCGGAGGCGCCGGAGCTGCTGCCGGGCGTCGCCGACGCGGTCTGGGACGATCTGCGGATCGCCGTCCGCTACCGGCGCCGGGACACGGAGGTCCGGCGGGAGCTGGAACCGTACGGGCTCGTGCTCAAGGCGGGCGTCTGGTATCTCGCGGCCCGCGCGGAGGGCGGCTTCCGGGTGTACCGGGTGGATCGTTTCGCCGCCGTCGAACCGACCGGCGCCCGCTTCATCCGGGACGAGGGGTTCGACCTGCCCGCCTTCTGGGAGGAGCGGGCCGAGCAGTTCGCCCGCTCGATCCTGCGGGAGCGGGCCGTCGTACGGCTGACCCCGGCCGGGGCCCGGCTGCTGCCGCATGTCACGGACCGGGTGGCGGCCGAGGAGGCCGTACGCGAGGCCGGGAAGCCCGACGGACAGGGGCGGCTCACCGTCACCCTGCCCGTCGAGTCGTACGAGGTCGCCCTCGCCCAGCTGCTCGGGCTCGGCCCGGAGGCGGAGGTGCTGGGGCCGCCGGAGCTGCGGGCGCTCTTCGCGGAGGCGGCGTGCCGTACGGCGGAGCTGTACCGGTGA
- a CDS encoding DUF4240 domain-containing protein: MMDETEFWGLVDSAREAADGDPEDQSDLLVEQLSRLDPDAVLDFARHFEARSNRAYRWDVWGAAWVLLGGVSDDAFEAFRYWLIGQGREIFEGALHDPDALAELLEDFDEQVDGDCEDLGYAADEAYERLTGAPLPELGLPPTPREPVGEPLDFESEAVLAERYPRLWERFRA, encoded by the coding sequence ATGATGGACGAGACGGAGTTCTGGGGGCTGGTCGACAGCGCTCGGGAGGCCGCGGACGGCGACCCCGAGGACCAGTCCGACCTGCTCGTCGAGCAGCTGTCACGGCTCGACCCCGACGCGGTGCTGGACTTCGCCCGGCACTTCGAGGCCCGCTCCAACCGGGCGTACCGCTGGGATGTGTGGGGCGCCGCCTGGGTGCTGCTCGGCGGGGTCAGCGACGACGCCTTCGAGGCGTTCCGCTACTGGCTGATCGGCCAGGGCCGGGAGATCTTCGAGGGCGCGCTGCACGATCCGGACGCGCTCGCCGAGCTGCTCGAGGACTTCGACGAGCAGGTGGACGGCGACTGCGAGGACCTGGGGTACGCGGCGGACGAGGCGTACGAGCGGCTGACCGGCGCGCCCCTGCCGGAGCTGGGGCTCCCGCCCACGCCCCGGGAACCGGTCGGGGAGCCCCTCGACTTCGAGAGCGAGGCGGTGCTGGCGGAGCGGTATCCGCGGCTGTGGGAGCGCTTCAGGGCCTGA
- a CDS encoding SDR family oxidoreductase: MSTQGALAGRVALVAGATRGAGRAMAVELGAAGATVYATGRTTRDRISEVGRATETIEETAELVTAAGGTGIAVPTDHLEPERVRALVERIDREQGRLDVLVNDVWGGEALIEFGKKSWETSLAGGLRMLRLGVETHLITSYYALPLLIRHPGGLVVEVTDGNAEFNKTYRENLFYDLAKNAPIRTAFGLAEELKEFDGTAVSVSPGFLRSEQMLDHFGVTEENWRDAVAKEPHFAIAESPHFVGRAVAALAADPDRARWNGKSVFSGELAKVYGFTDLDGSRPDAFGYFRDVVFGGKEGTAADYR, from the coding sequence GTGAGCACACAGGGCGCACTGGCGGGCCGGGTAGCGCTCGTCGCGGGGGCGACGCGCGGCGCGGGCCGGGCGATGGCCGTCGAGCTGGGGGCGGCCGGGGCCACCGTCTACGCGACGGGGCGCACCACCCGGGATCGGATCAGCGAGGTGGGGCGGGCCACCGAGACCATCGAGGAGACGGCGGAGCTGGTCACGGCCGCCGGAGGCACGGGCATCGCGGTGCCGACCGACCACCTCGAGCCCGAGCGGGTCCGGGCGCTGGTGGAGCGGATCGACCGGGAGCAGGGCCGGCTGGATGTCCTGGTCAATGACGTATGGGGCGGTGAGGCGCTGATCGAGTTCGGCAAGAAGAGCTGGGAGACGAGTCTGGCGGGCGGGCTGCGGATGCTCCGGCTCGGCGTCGAGACCCACCTCATCACCAGCTACTACGCGCTGCCGCTGCTGATCCGGCACCCGGGCGGGCTGGTGGTCGAGGTGACCGACGGCAACGCGGAGTTCAACAAGACCTACCGTGAGAACCTCTTCTACGACCTCGCCAAGAACGCCCCGATCCGCACCGCCTTCGGGCTCGCGGAGGAGCTGAAGGAGTTCGACGGCACGGCGGTCAGCGTCTCACCGGGCTTTCTGCGCTCCGAGCAGATGCTGGACCACTTCGGGGTGACGGAGGAGAACTGGCGGGACGCGGTGGCGAAGGAGCCGCACTTCGCCATCGCCGAGTCGCCGCACTTCGTCGGGCGCGCGGTCGCCGCGCTCGCCGCCGATCCGGACCGGGCGCGGTGGAACGGCAAGTCCGTCTTCAGCGGGGAGCTGGCCAAGGTCTACGGCTTCACCGATCTGGACGGCTCGCGGCCGGATGCCTTCGGCTACTTCCGGGACGTCGTCTTCGGCGGCAAGGAGGGCACGGCGGCCGACTACCGGTAA
- the lipB gene encoding lipoyl(octanoyl) transferase LipB — MTAVTTSSPGCAPGSSALAYVHLGFGADAVDYEEAWQEQRRVHAARFADEIPDTCLLLEHPPVYTAGRRTADSERPLDGTPVVDVDRGGKITWHGPGQLVGYPILKLPRPVDVIAHVRRLEDALLRTCAEFGLETTRVEGRSGVWVLGDPVDQRPGLGGLKLDFDPRLEDEEFDARLNGPEYAPSNAGQRREDRKLAAIGVRIAKGVTMHGFSLNCNPDNTWFDRIVPCGIRDAGVTSLSEELGRDVPIAEVLPVVERHLRDVLEDSVPLPRAV, encoded by the coding sequence GTGACCGCCGTGACCACGTCTTCCCCGGGGTGCGCCCCCGGTTCATCGGCGCTTGCCTACGTCCACCTGGGCTTCGGCGCGGACGCCGTGGACTACGAGGAGGCGTGGCAGGAGCAGCGCCGGGTGCACGCCGCCCGCTTCGCGGACGAGATCCCCGACACCTGCCTGCTGCTGGAGCACCCCCCGGTCTACACGGCGGGGCGGCGCACGGCCGACAGCGAGCGACCCCTGGACGGCACCCCGGTCGTGGACGTGGACCGCGGCGGCAAGATCACCTGGCATGGCCCGGGCCAGCTGGTCGGCTATCCGATCCTCAAGCTGCCGCGCCCGGTGGACGTCATCGCGCATGTCCGCCGCCTGGAGGACGCGCTGCTGCGCACCTGTGCGGAGTTCGGTCTGGAGACCACCCGGGTGGAGGGCCGCAGCGGGGTGTGGGTGCTGGGCGACCCGGTGGACCAGCGCCCCGGGCTCGGCGGGCTGAAGCTGGACTTCGACCCGCGGCTGGAGGACGAGGAGTTCGACGCACGGCTGAACGGGCCGGAGTACGCCCCGTCCAACGCCGGGCAGCGCCGCGAGGACCGCAAGCTGGCCGCCATCGGGGTGCGGATCGCCAAGGGCGTGACGATGCACGGCTTCTCGCTCAACTGCAATCCGGACAACACCTGGTTCGACCGGATCGTGCCGTGCGGCATCCGGGACGCGGGTGTGACCTCGCTCTCGGAGGAGCTGGGCCGGGATGTGCCGATCGCCGAGGTGCTGCCGGTGGTCGAGCGGCATCTGCGGGACGTCCTGGAGGACTCCGTCCCGCTGCCGCGCGCGGTCTGA
- a CDS encoding MFS transporter — MRTYRSTHRPPRSSDPPVAGAVRKGPLLAICLGYFLVILDVTVVNVAVPRIGAGLGAGQGALQWIVDGYTLVFAGLLLLCGGLGDRLGHRRVFLAGLGLFTVASAACALAPTAGFLIGARLAQGAGAATMVPASLALLGALHPEPGARARAFGVWGGIAGVAAAAGPVLGGVLVWGVGWRTVFLVNIPLGALAIWLTVRHVPATRPRAERPSLDLAAQLTGVGAVAALTAGLNEAGGRGWTDPLVLGALAAAPLAGALFLWLERRAAAPALPPRLLTGFRFPAALAVGVLLNLGFYGLLFLTTLYFQRHRGWDPLATGLALLPMGALVAAASPLSGRVAARAGTHVPAVAGLLTGAVGLLGWAAVGPHTPYALLVVPLLLTGFGTSFTMPSATIAAMEAAPHEVRGAASGAFNAARQLGSAIGVALFGTLAAASANSAFYAGMRLSAVIAAGCFVCGAILAALSGPAARTMPNPAATDGS, encoded by the coding sequence ATGAGGACGTACCGCTCCACACACCGGCCGCCGCGATCCTCGGACCCGCCCGTGGCGGGCGCCGTGCGGAAGGGGCCGCTGCTCGCCATCTGCCTCGGCTACTTCCTGGTCATCCTCGACGTCACCGTCGTCAACGTGGCCGTGCCCCGCATCGGGGCCGGGCTGGGTGCCGGGCAGGGGGCGCTGCAGTGGATCGTGGACGGGTACACGCTCGTCTTCGCCGGGCTGTTGCTGCTCTGCGGGGGACTGGGGGACCGGCTGGGCCACCGGCGGGTGTTCCTCGCCGGGCTCGGGCTGTTCACGGTGGCCTCCGCCGCGTGCGCGCTCGCGCCGACCGCCGGCTTTCTGATCGGCGCGCGGCTGGCGCAGGGGGCCGGGGCGGCGACCATGGTGCCCGCCTCGCTCGCGCTGCTCGGGGCGCTGCATCCCGAACCCGGCGCGCGGGCGCGGGCGTTCGGGGTGTGGGGCGGGATCGCCGGGGTCGCCGCCGCGGCCGGTCCGGTGCTCGGCGGGGTGCTGGTGTGGGGTGTGGGCTGGCGGACCGTGTTCCTCGTCAACATCCCGCTGGGCGCGCTCGCCATCTGGCTCACCGTCCGCCATGTGCCCGCCACGCGGCCGCGCGCGGAGCGTCCGTCGCTGGACCTCGCCGCCCAGCTCACCGGCGTCGGCGCGGTGGCCGCCCTGACGGCCGGGCTGAACGAGGCGGGCGGGCGCGGCTGGACCGATCCGCTGGTGCTCGGCGCGCTGGCGGCGGCGCCGCTCGCGGGGGCGCTGTTCCTGTGGCTGGAGCGGCGCGCGGCGGCGCCCGCGCTGCCACCGCGGCTGCTGACCGGTTTCCGGTTCCCGGCCGCCCTGGCCGTCGGGGTGCTGCTCAACCTCGGCTTCTACGGGCTGCTCTTCCTCACCACCCTCTACTTCCAGCGCCACCGCGGCTGGGACCCGCTCGCCACCGGTCTGGCGCTGCTGCCGATGGGCGCGCTGGTGGCGGCCGCCTCGCCGCTGTCCGGCCGGGTCGCGGCGCGCGCCGGCACCCATGTCCCGGCCGTGGCAGGGCTGCTGACCGGGGCCGTGGGGCTGCTCGGCTGGGCGGCCGTGGGGCCGCATACGCCGTATGCGCTGCTGGTCGTGCCGCTGCTGCTGACCGGGTTCGGCACCTCGTTCACCATGCCGTCGGCGACGATCGCGGCGATGGAGGCCGCGCCGCACGAGGTGCGCGGCGCGGCGTCGGGCGCGTTCAACGCGGCGCGGCAACTGGGCAGCGCCATCGGCGTGGCCCTGTTCGGAACCCTCGCGGCGGCGTCCGCCAACTCCGCCTTCTACGCCGGGATGCGGCTGTCCGCCGTGATCGCGGCCGGATGCTTCGTATGCGGCGCGATCCTGGCGGCACTGTCGGGACCCGCTGCCCGCACCATGCCCAACCCCGCTGCCACGGACGGGTCTTGA
- a CDS encoding TIGR01777 family oxidoreductase, with protein MRIAVTGSSGLIGTTLVRSLREDGHQVVRLVRRPPRAEDEVEWDPRRQWVDASGLMGCEAVFHLAGAGVGDRRWTDAYKKEIRDSRVLGTAAIAEAIASLDTPPRVLVSGSAVGFYGDTGERAVDESAPPGHGFLPDLCQDWEEAATAAQEAGVRTVFARTGLVVSAEGGAWGKLFPLFKLGLGGRMGSGRQYWSFIALRDHIAALRHILDTSELSGPVNLTAPTPVTNREITAAMGRVLGRPTLFSVPAPALRIALGEMSGDVLGSVRAVPRRLLDSGFTFACPHVEEAIKAALR; from the coding sequence ATGCGTATCGCGGTCACCGGCTCCTCCGGGCTCATCGGCACGACACTCGTCCGCTCGCTGCGCGAGGACGGCCACCAGGTGGTGCGTCTGGTGCGGCGCCCGCCGCGTGCGGAGGACGAGGTGGAGTGGGACCCGCGGCGGCAGTGGGTCGACGCCTCCGGGCTGATGGGCTGTGAGGCCGTGTTCCATCTCGCGGGCGCGGGCGTCGGCGACCGGCGCTGGACCGACGCGTACAAGAAGGAGATCCGGGACAGCCGGGTGCTGGGCACCGCCGCCATCGCCGAGGCGATCGCCTCGCTGGACACCCCGCCGCGGGTGCTGGTGAGCGGGAGCGCGGTGGGGTTCTACGGTGACACCGGGGAGCGCGCGGTCGACGAGAGTGCGCCCCCCGGCCACGGTTTCCTTCCGGATCTCTGCCAGGACTGGGAGGAGGCGGCGACCGCGGCGCAGGAGGCGGGCGTCCGTACGGTCTTCGCCCGGACCGGTCTCGTGGTCTCCGCCGAGGGCGGGGCGTGGGGGAAGCTCTTCCCCTTGTTCAAGCTGGGGCTCGGCGGGCGGATGGGCAGCGGCCGGCAGTACTGGAGCTTCATCGCGCTGCGGGACCACATCGCCGCGCTGCGCCACATCCTCGACACGTCCGAGCTCAGCGGGCCGGTCAACCTCACGGCGCCGACGCCGGTGACCAACCGCGAGATCACGGCCGCCATGGGCCGGGTGCTGGGCCGCCCCACGCTCTTCTCGGTCCCGGCGCCCGCGCTGCGGATCGCCCTGGGCGAGATGTCCGGGGACGTCCTCGGCAGCGTCCGGGCCGTTCCGCGCCGCCTTCTGGACTCCGGCTTCACGTTCGCCTGCCCGCATGTGGAAGAGGCGATCAAGGCGGCGCTCAGGTAA
- a CDS encoding ArsR/SmtB family transcription factor, with translation MATTTDARDADIARAAAAIADPSRARVLRALLEGRALPASVLAGEAGVSASTVSGHLAKLLEAGVVRVERHGRHRYYRLTGPAVGEALEALARIAPPLPVTSLRQSTHAHALRRARTCYDHVAGALGVTLMAALLERGVLEGGDGRFHPEAAEGDRLSAPGKDTTYRLTAPGRAELAAFGVDADELAGRRQLIRYCVDWTEQRHHLAGALGAALTDRLFALDWIRRGSRRRVINLTDAGRTGLERTFGVVLDA, from the coding sequence ATGGCCACCACCACGGATGCCCGTGACGCCGACATCGCCCGCGCGGCCGCCGCGATCGCCGACCCGTCCCGTGCCCGCGTCCTGCGGGCGCTGCTGGAGGGGCGTGCGCTGCCCGCCAGCGTGCTGGCCGGTGAGGCCGGGGTCAGCGCGTCCACGGTGAGTGGGCATCTGGCCAAATTGCTGGAGGCCGGGGTGGTGCGGGTCGAGCGGCACGGGCGGCACCGGTACTACCGGCTGACCGGTCCCGCCGTCGGCGAGGCGCTCGAGGCGCTGGCCAGGATCGCCCCGCCGCTGCCCGTCACCTCGCTGCGGCAGAGCACCCACGCACACGCCCTGCGCCGGGCGCGCACCTGCTACGACCATGTCGCGGGCGCCCTCGGCGTGACCCTTATGGCGGCGCTGCTGGAGCGCGGGGTGCTGGAGGGCGGCGACGGGCGCTTCCACCCGGAGGCGGCGGAGGGCGACCGGCTCTCCGCCCCGGGCAAGGACACCACGTACCGGCTGACGGCCCCGGGGCGCGCGGAGCTGGCGGCGTTCGGCGTGGACGCGGACGAGCTCGCCGGGCGCCGCCAGCTGATCCGCTACTGCGTGGACTGGACCGAGCAGCGCCACCACCTCGCCGGGGCGCTGGGCGCCGCCCTGACGGACCGGCTCTTCGCGCTGGACTGGATCCGCCGTGGCAGCCGCCGCCGCGTGATCAACCTGACCGATGCCGGTCGCACCGGTCTGGAGCGCACCTTCGGCGTCGTGCTGGACGCCTGA
- a CDS encoding NAD(P)/FAD-dependent oxidoreductase, which yields MLKRAHRTDVVIVGAGLAGLAAAHRLTGAGVAVTVLEAAPHVGGRMTTETVDGFRLDRTGHLMNTSFPELRRTPGLGALALRPFAQGVLVHSEGRTHRVDTPRSMRGAFTTARALANAARAPLGSGLDQARLGAALGRLAALPADRLLARPDRPVSETLGGRGLPARTVEGVLRPLLVSLLSDPDLTTSSRCADLALRGYARGRLCLPAGGASTVPELLAAALPPGTVRTGVRAVSASTTAVATAEHGEFGCRAVLVATGAHDAAGLLPGLRVPAFHPVTVVHHTADRPPLREPALILAAGGPGPVAHTMVASEVDPSRTPPGRVLITSTVLGTSAALPTAELDRAVRAQLAAVYGTPTAGWDLLAAHHDPYAVPAMPAPHDPRRPVRLLSGLYVCGDHRDSSTVQGALASGRRAARAVLSDFGAPPDSGSDTHTGTLPAAAA from the coding sequence GTGCTCAAGCGCGCGCACCGCACGGACGTCGTCATCGTCGGCGCCGGGCTCGCGGGACTGGCCGCGGCCCATCGGCTGACCGGCGCGGGAGTCGCGGTCACGGTGCTCGAGGCCGCGCCCCACGTGGGCGGACGGATGACCACCGAGACCGTGGACGGCTTCCGGCTGGACCGCACCGGCCATCTGATGAACACCTCGTTCCCGGAGTTGCGGCGCACTCCGGGGCTCGGCGCCCTCGCCCTGCGCCCCTTCGCCCAGGGGGTGCTGGTCCACAGCGAGGGCCGTACGCACCGGGTGGACACGCCCCGGAGCATGAGGGGCGCATTCACCACGGCACGCGCCCTCGCGAACGCCGCCCGCGCGCCGCTCGGCAGCGGGCTCGACCAGGCCCGACTCGGTGCCGCGCTCGGCAGGCTCGCCGCCCTGCCCGCGGACCGCCTGCTCGCCCGCCCCGACCGGCCGGTCTCCGAGACCCTGGGGGGGCGGGGCCTACCTGCTCGTACGGTCGAGGGGGTGCTGCGTCCGCTGCTCGTCTCACTGCTGAGCGACCCGGACCTCACCACCTCGAGCCGCTGCGCGGACCTCGCGCTGCGCGGTTACGCACGCGGCCGCCTCTGCCTCCCGGCGGGCGGCGCGTCCACCGTCCCCGAACTGCTCGCGGCCGCGCTGCCGCCGGGGACGGTCCGTACGGGCGTCCGGGCCGTATCGGCCTCCACCACCGCCGTGGCCACCGCCGAACACGGCGAGTTCGGCTGCCGAGCGGTGCTGGTGGCCACCGGGGCGCACGACGCGGCCGGGCTGCTGCCCGGGCTGCGGGTGCCGGCCTTCCACCCGGTCACGGTGGTGCACCACACCGCCGACCGGCCGCCGCTGCGCGAGCCCGCGCTGATACTCGCCGCGGGCGGGCCGGGCCCGGTGGCCCACACCATGGTGGCCAGCGAGGTGGACCCCTCGCGCACCCCGCCCGGCCGGGTACTGATCACCTCCACGGTGCTGGGCACCTCCGCCGCACTGCCGACCGCCGAACTCGACCGGGCCGTCCGGGCCCAACTGGCGGCGGTGTACGGAACACCGACGGCGGGCTGGGACCTGCTGGCCGCCCACCACGACCCGTACGCCGTCCCGGCCATGCCCGCACCCCACGACCCACGCCGCCCAGTGCGACTGCTGTCCGGCCTGTACGTCTGCGGCGACCACCGCGACTCCAGCACGGTCCAAGGCGCCCTGGCCTCCGGCCGCCGAGCCGCCCGAGCAGTCCTCAGCGACTTCGGCGCCCCACCGGACTCGGGCTCCGACACACATACGGGCACCTTGCCCGCCGCAGCGGCCTGA
- a CDS encoding regulator produces MTERPPQRIPNRQLAALIAEAGFSNAGLARRVDQLGLEHGLDLRYDKTSVTRWLRGQQPRGTTPALIAEVFTRRLGRRLTAQDLGLDACAPVYAGLEFAATPQEAVDIVSGLWRKDSGSHAELRKIAFTPAGLVVPSRDWLIGRPDDRVARGDPPAGAAPAGAAVGAGAGPGAGAAGAAGVGRLPAQGGRAGGPVGGPAGAAVGRAVGQGAQGPHGPHGTHGTHGPHGAHGAHGPQGRAPLPRQRRHDRDRRGPGYRVTSGDIAALCSVGELFAALDQTYGGGHARQALVRYLEHEGEPMLRGSYNEATGRRLFGAIADLTRLAGWTSFDIAAHGLAQRYFVQALRLAQAAGDRTYGSYVLVTMSRQAVYLGHGREAVQLARVAQQGVGGGAPPVLQSLLHAIEARGHGVLGEVRACTASLARAERSLEAARPGDEVPYWARLFDEAQLADEFGHCHRDLQQYRAAAQHAERSLQLHGAGFVRSRLFCRVVLATARLGLGELEQACQLGAEAAQQASEMRSVRAAEYVRDFERRLEPYRDAAPVRSYRVRVAALG; encoded by the coding sequence ATGACGGAACGACCCCCGCAGCGCATTCCCAATCGTCAGCTCGCCGCGCTCATCGCAGAGGCGGGCTTCTCCAACGCCGGGCTCGCCCGGCGGGTGGACCAGCTCGGACTGGAGCACGGCCTGGACCTGCGGTACGACAAGACATCGGTGACACGGTGGCTGCGCGGACAGCAGCCGCGCGGCACCACCCCGGCGCTGATCGCCGAGGTGTTCACCCGGCGGCTGGGACGCCGGCTGACCGCCCAGGACCTGGGCCTGGACGCGTGTGCGCCCGTCTACGCGGGGCTGGAGTTCGCCGCCACCCCGCAGGAGGCGGTGGACATCGTCAGCGGGCTGTGGCGCAAGGACTCCGGGAGCCATGCGGAGCTGCGGAAGATCGCGTTCACCCCGGCGGGTCTCGTCGTCCCCAGCCGCGACTGGCTGATCGGACGGCCCGACGACCGGGTGGCGCGCGGCGATCCACCGGCGGGGGCCGCTCCGGCGGGGGCGGCGGTGGGCGCCGGGGCCGGCCCGGGAGCCGGTGCCGCCGGGGCGGCCGGGGTCGGGCGGCTGCCCGCACAGGGCGGCCGGGCGGGCGGCCCGGTGGGCGGCCCCGCGGGGGCGGCAGTGGGGCGCGCCGTCGGTCAGGGCGCCCAGGGACCTCACGGTCCGCATGGCACCCATGGCACCCATGGCCCGCACGGCGCCCATGGCGCCCACGGCCCGCAAGGCCGGGCGCCGCTGCCCCGCCAGCGGCGCCACGACCGCGACCGGCGCGGGCCGGGCTACCGGGTGACCTCCGGCGACATCGCGGCCCTGTGCTCGGTCGGGGAGCTGTTCGCGGCGCTGGACCAGACGTACGGCGGCGGCCACGCCCGGCAGGCCCTGGTGCGCTATCTGGAGCACGAGGGCGAGCCCATGCTGCGCGGCTCGTACAACGAGGCGACCGGGCGGCGGCTGTTCGGCGCGATCGCCGATCTGACCCGGCTCGCCGGATGGACCTCGTTCGACATCGCCGCCCACGGCCTGGCGCAGCGCTACTTCGTCCAGGCGCTGCGGCTGGCGCAGGCGGCCGGGGACCGCACATACGGCAGCTATGTGCTGGTGACGATGAGCCGCCAGGCCGTCTACCTCGGCCATGGGCGGGAGGCCGTACAGCTGGCCCGGGTGGCCCAGCAGGGGGTCGGCGGCGGAGCCCCGCCGGTGCTCCAGTCGCTGCTGCACGCGATCGAGGCGCGCGGCCACGGCGTGCTGGGCGAGGTGCGCGCGTGCACCGCCTCGCTCGCCCGCGCCGAGCGGTCGCTGGAGGCGGCCCGGCCGGGGGACGAGGTGCCGTACTGGGCGCGGCTGTTCGACGAGGCACAGCTGGCCGACGAATTCGGCCACTGCCACCGCGATCTGCAGCAGTACCGCGCCGCCGCCCAGCACGCGGAGCGCTCGCTCCAGCTCCACGGCGCCGGTTTCGTGCGCAGCCGGCTGTTCTGCCGGGTGGTGCTGGCGACGGCGCGGCTGGGCCTCGGCGAGCTGGAGCAGGCGTGCCAGCTGGGCGCGGAGGCGGCGCAGCAGGCGTCGGAGATGCGGTCGGTGCGGGCGGCGGAGTACGTACGGGACTTCGAGCGCCGCCTGGAGCCGTACCGCGACGCGGCGCCGGTACGGAGCTACCGGGTGCGGGTGGCGGCGCTGGGATAG